A genomic window from Scophthalmus maximus strain ysfricsl-2021 chromosome 17, ASM2237912v1, whole genome shotgun sequence includes:
- the proza gene encoding protein Z, vitamin K-dependent plasma glycoprotein a isoform X1, giving the protein MGSSTTSAAVLCLIAGALAAIQTPQTGEEAGVEQVFLDKQQASAVISRQKRNVDGSSPAQASSLEQVCMEKVCTYEQARQIFQDSYRTDIFWSVYIDGDQCAEDPCKNGALCSDSVGGYDCVCKSGFTGVHCENDQTLCPLEKNKGCTQFCKPGYTSYECSCARGWKLSRADRNKCEAAVSFPCGKVNSLSRWEERQASITRNNFEGVSCTSSECPWQALLKSSESVGFCSGVILKENLVLTSAQCANKYSTFQVAVGKRTTNSEDGEQTLYVKKTHIHPRYVEGRPENDLAVIELRDRIIFKRNVIAACLPERDFAENVLMAGDSPAVITGWKESEQVSSFQGPLTLNLLAYNQLTQCLETHPNLITNKMGCTVPRTNADCTMSSGSPLLTLYREVFFLTGVVSQPQGAECSKGYVFQKVSRYLGWLQPLMGSR; this is encoded by the exons ATGGGCTCCTCCACTACATCCGCAGCTGTGTTGTGTCTAATTGCGGGGGCTTTGGCAGCCATCCAGACCCcccagacaggtgaggaggccGGCGTGGAGCAAG TGTTTCTGGATAAGCAGCAGGCGAGTGCTGTGATCTCCCGTCAGAAGAGGAATGTCGACGGCAGTAGCCCCGCCCAGGCTTCCAGCCTGGAGCAGGTTTGCATGGAGAAGGTGTGCACCTACGAGCAGGCCAGACAGATCTTCCAGGACTCGTACCGCACG GATATCTTCTGGTCTGTCTACATTG aTGGAGATCAGTGTGCGGAGGACCCCTGCAAGAATGGGGCGCTCTGTTCGGACAGCGTGGGAGGCTACGACTGCGTCTGCAAGTCCGGTTTCACAGGGGTCCACTGTGAAAATG ACCAGACGCTCTGCCCCCTGGAAAAGAACAAGGGCTGCACCCAGTTCTGTAAACCAGGCTACACGTCCTACGAGTGTTCCTGCGCCCGCGGATGGAAGCTCAGCCGAGCTGACAGGAATAAGTGTGAGGCTGCAG TCAGTTTCCCCTGCGGCAAAGTGAACAGTCTGAGtcggtgggaggagagacaggcgAGCATCACCCGCAACAACTTTGAGGGAGTAAGCTGTACTTCTTCTGAGTGTCCCTGGCAG GCTCTCTTGAAGAGTTCAGAGTCAGTGGGTTTCTGCAGCGGAGTCATTCTGAAGGAGAACCTCGTCTTGACTTCGGCTCAGTGTGCCAACAAATACAGCACCTTCCAAGTGGCCGTCG GCAAGCGCACCACTAACAGTGAAGATGGAGAGCAGACGCTGTACGTGAAAAAAACTCACATCCACCCGCGCTATGTGGAGGGTCGTCCTGAAAATGACCTCGCTGTGATTGAGCTCCGAGACCGCATCATCTTTAAGAGAAATGTGATTGCTGCCTGTCTGCCGGAAAGAGACTTTGCAGAGAACGTCTTGATGGCAGGAGATAGTCCCGCCGTGATCACCGGCTGGAAAGAATCCGAACAGGTGTCTTCTTTCCAGGGCCCGCTCACCCTTAACCTGTTGGCGTACAACCAACTGACACAGTGTCTGGAGACTCACCCCAACCTGATAACCAATAAAATGGGCTGCACCGTCCCCAGAACCAATGCCGACTGCACCATGAGCTCCGGCAGCCCCTTGCTCACCCTGTACAGGGAGGTGTTCTTTCTCACCGGGGTGGTGAGCCAGCCGCAGGGGGCGGAGTGTAGCAAGGGCTACGTCTTCCAGAAAGTGTCACGCTACCTTGGCTGGCTGCAGCCGCTCATGGGCTCCCGTTAG
- the gpr139 gene encoding probable G-protein coupled receptor 139 has translation MEHSHIFPVFSPNGSTWSLGQHPSEVAQGCPLGPLPVIYYSVLLCLGLPANILTVVILSQLVLRRQKSSYNYLLALAAADILVLLLIVFVDFILEDFILATPLPPSLNNAVQVLEFSSIHTSIWITVPLTIDRYIAVCHPLRYHTVSYPARTRKVIFAVYIGCLLSAAPYYWWPELWHSLQGMGSGGGGGGGGESNRRTVVQHVLVWAHCATVYLLPCTVFFSLNAVIVRKLRRRRSCFRLRGYSTGKTTAILLAITSIFAVLWAPRTLMILYHFYSPPPASQGAGRLLHMLTDLANMLALLNTGVNFFLYCFISKRFRGMAANVLRALVHCRKQPPPFYASHNFSITSSPWISPANSHCIKMFVYQYDKNGKPICISS, from the exons ATGGAGCACAGCCACATCTTCCCTGTTTTCTCCCCAAACGGGAGCACCTGGAGCCTGGGGCAGCACCCCTCCGAGGTGGCCCAGGGATGCCCCCTCGGACCGCTGCCTGTCATCTACTACAGTGTCCTGCTCTGTCTCGGCCTGCCGG CTAACATCCTGACAGTGGTCATCCTGTCCCAGCTGGTGCTGCGTCGTCAGAAGTCCTCCTACAACTATCTCCTGGCTCTGGCGGCTGCTGACATCCTAGTTCTACTCCTGATTGTTTTTGTCGATTTCATTCTGGAGGATTTTATTTTGGCCACCCCGTTGCCTCCGTCGTTAAACAATGCAGTGCAGGTCCTGGAGTTCTCCTCCATTCACACCTCCATCTGGATCACCGTGCCTCTGACCATTGACCGCTACATCGCCGTTTGCCACCCGCTGCGCTACCACACAGTCTCCTACCCAGCCCGCACACGAAAGGTGATATTCGCCGTGTATATCGGATGTTTGTTGTCTGCAGCTCCTTATTACTGGTGGCCTGAGCTATGGCACAGCCTGCAAGGAATGGgcagcggtggaggaggaggaggaggaggagagagcaacAGGAGAACTGTGGTCCAGCATGTCCTGGTGTGGGCCCACTGTGCCACTGTCTACCTCCTCCCCTGCACCGTCTTCTTCTCCCTGAACGCTGTCATCGTGCGCAAGCTACGCAGACGCCGCAGCTGTTTCCGTCTCCGCGGCTACTCTACCGGCAAGACCACCGCCATTCTCCTCGCCATCACCTCCATTTTCGCTGTTCTGTGGGCACCTCGCACCCTCATGATCCTCTACCACTTCTACTCCCCTCCGCCGGCCTCACAAGGTGCCGGCCGGCTGCTCCACATGCTCACCGACCTGGCCAACATGCTGGCATTGCTCAACACGGGTGTCAACTTTTTCCTCTACTGTTTCATCAGCAAGCGTTTCCGGGGCATGGCGGCCAACGTGCTGCGAGCGCTGGTCCACTGTCGAAAGCAGCCGCCGCCGTTCTACGCTAGCCACAACTTTTCCATCACAAGCAGTCCCTGGATCTCACCGGCCAACTCCCACTGCATCAAGATGTTTGTATATCAGTATGACAAAAATGGGAAGCCCATCTGTATCTCCTCTTGA
- the proza gene encoding protein Z, vitamin K-dependent plasma glycoprotein a isoform X2 has product MGSSTTSAAVLCLIAGALAAIQTPQTVFLDKQQASAVISRQKRNVDGSSPAQASSLEQVCMEKVCTYEQARQIFQDSYRTDIFWSVYIDGDQCAEDPCKNGALCSDSVGGYDCVCKSGFTGVHCENDQTLCPLEKNKGCTQFCKPGYTSYECSCARGWKLSRADRNKCEAAVSFPCGKVNSLSRWEERQASITRNNFEGVSCTSSECPWQALLKSSESVGFCSGVILKENLVLTSAQCANKYSTFQVAVGKRTTNSEDGEQTLYVKKTHIHPRYVEGRPENDLAVIELRDRIIFKRNVIAACLPERDFAENVLMAGDSPAVITGWKESEQVSSFQGPLTLNLLAYNQLTQCLETHPNLITNKMGCTVPRTNADCTMSSGSPLLTLYREVFFLTGVVSQPQGAECSKGYVFQKVSRYLGWLQPLMGSR; this is encoded by the exons ATGGGCTCCTCCACTACATCCGCAGCTGTGTTGTGTCTAATTGCGGGGGCTTTGGCAGCCATCCAGACCCcccagacag TGTTTCTGGATAAGCAGCAGGCGAGTGCTGTGATCTCCCGTCAGAAGAGGAATGTCGACGGCAGTAGCCCCGCCCAGGCTTCCAGCCTGGAGCAGGTTTGCATGGAGAAGGTGTGCACCTACGAGCAGGCCAGACAGATCTTCCAGGACTCGTACCGCACG GATATCTTCTGGTCTGTCTACATTG aTGGAGATCAGTGTGCGGAGGACCCCTGCAAGAATGGGGCGCTCTGTTCGGACAGCGTGGGAGGCTACGACTGCGTCTGCAAGTCCGGTTTCACAGGGGTCCACTGTGAAAATG ACCAGACGCTCTGCCCCCTGGAAAAGAACAAGGGCTGCACCCAGTTCTGTAAACCAGGCTACACGTCCTACGAGTGTTCCTGCGCCCGCGGATGGAAGCTCAGCCGAGCTGACAGGAATAAGTGTGAGGCTGCAG TCAGTTTCCCCTGCGGCAAAGTGAACAGTCTGAGtcggtgggaggagagacaggcgAGCATCACCCGCAACAACTTTGAGGGAGTAAGCTGTACTTCTTCTGAGTGTCCCTGGCAG GCTCTCTTGAAGAGTTCAGAGTCAGTGGGTTTCTGCAGCGGAGTCATTCTGAAGGAGAACCTCGTCTTGACTTCGGCTCAGTGTGCCAACAAATACAGCACCTTCCAAGTGGCCGTCG GCAAGCGCACCACTAACAGTGAAGATGGAGAGCAGACGCTGTACGTGAAAAAAACTCACATCCACCCGCGCTATGTGGAGGGTCGTCCTGAAAATGACCTCGCTGTGATTGAGCTCCGAGACCGCATCATCTTTAAGAGAAATGTGATTGCTGCCTGTCTGCCGGAAAGAGACTTTGCAGAGAACGTCTTGATGGCAGGAGATAGTCCCGCCGTGATCACCGGCTGGAAAGAATCCGAACAGGTGTCTTCTTTCCAGGGCCCGCTCACCCTTAACCTGTTGGCGTACAACCAACTGACACAGTGTCTGGAGACTCACCCCAACCTGATAACCAATAAAATGGGCTGCACCGTCCCCAGAACCAATGCCGACTGCACCATGAGCTCCGGCAGCCCCTTGCTCACCCTGTACAGGGAGGTGTTCTTTCTCACCGGGGTGGTGAGCCAGCCGCAGGGGGCGGAGTGTAGCAAGGGCTACGTCTTCCAGAAAGTGTCACGCTACCTTGGCTGGCTGCAGCCGCTCATGGGCTCCCGTTAG